Proteins encoded within one genomic window of Oncorhynchus nerka isolate Pitt River linkage group LG9b, Oner_Uvic_2.0, whole genome shotgun sequence:
- the slc25a12 gene encoding calcium-binding mitochondrial carrier protein Aralar1 isoform X1 translates to MAVKVQSTKRADPSELKVIFQKHASVVDADGEKLMTPGDFVQKYLGLHTQIHHNPKTVQLIAGVADTTKDGLISFQEFLAFESVLCVPDALFIVAFQLFDKTGTGDISFENVRDIFSQTTVHHHIPFNWDCEFIRLHFGHDRKKRLSYLEFTQFLQELQLEHARQAFAQKDKNKSGTISAMDFSDIMATIRHHVLTPFVEENLVSAAGGSTSHMVSFSYFNAFNSLLNNMELIRKIYSTLAGSRKDTLVTKEEFIFAANKFGQISPMEIDILYQLSGLHSHSGRLNVSDIERIAPLEEGALPYHLAEIQKQQSQGDGSRSVLLQVAESAYRFSLGSIAGATGATAVYPIDLVKTRMQNQRSTGSFVGELMYKNSFDCAKKVLRYEGFFGFYRGLLPQLIGVAPEKAIKLTVNDFVRDKFTGKGDTIPFAAEVLAGACAGASQVVFTNPLEIVKIRLQVAGEITTGPRISALSVIRDLGLFGLYKGAKACFLRDIPFSAIFFPVYAHTKAQFADEQGRLGALQLLAAGAIGGIPAASLVTPADVIKTRLQVAARAGQTTYTGVTDCFRKIMHEEGFRALWKGAGARMCRSSPQFGVTLVTYELLQRWLNVDFGGHRPSGSEPTPKSRISELPPVSADHVGGYRLATATFAGVENKFGLHLPKFKSSGVVSIHHDTPSASTQEEAAAP, encoded by the exons ATGGCGGTCAAG GTGCAATCCACCAAACGGGCAGACCCGAGCGAATTGAAGGTTATCTTTCAGAAG CATGCCAGTGTGGTGGATGCAGATGGCGAGAAATTGATGACCCCGGGGGACTTTGTGCAGAAATACCTGGGCCTGCACACACAGATCCATCACAACCCCAAAACTGTCCAGCTCATCGCAGGTGTAGCTGATACCACCAAGGATGG gctGATCTCGTTCCAGGAGTTCTTAGCATTTGAGTCGGTGCTGTGTGTTCCGGATGCCCTCTTCATCGTAGCCTTCCAGCTGTTTGACAAGACTGGCACTGGAGACATCTCTTTTG AGAATGTGCGGGACATCTTCAGCCAGACCACAGTGCACCACCACATCCCCTTTAACTGGGACTGTGAGTTCATCCGCCTGCACTTTGGACACGATCGCAAAAAACGCCTTAGCTACCTCGAGTTCACCCAGttcctacag GAGTTACAGTTGGAACATGCGCGCCAGGCCTTTGCCCAGAAGGACAAGAACAAAAGCGGCACAATCTCTGCCATGGACTTTAGTGACATCATGGCCACCATCCGACACCACGTGCTCACACCGTTCgtggaggaaaacctggtttcG GCTGCGGGGGGCAGCACCTCTCACATGGTCAGCTTCTCCTACTTCAACGCATTTAACTCTCTCCTAAACAACATGGAACTGATCCGCAAGATCTACAGCACACTGGCCGGTAGCCGCAAGGATACACTGGTCACTAAAG agGAGTTTATCTTTGCTGCTAACAAGTTTGGCCAGATCTCTCCCATGGAGATCGACATCCTGTACCAGTTATCAGGCCTTCACTCCCACTCTGG CCGTCTGAACGTTTCTGACATTGAGAGGATAGCCCCACTGGAGGAGGGAGCGCTGCCCTATCACCTGGCTGAGATACAGAAACAG CAGAGCCAAGGTGATGGTTCCAGGTCAGTGTTGCTGCAGGTTGCAGAGTCAGCCTACCGTTTCAGCTTGGGCTCAATTGCTGGAG ctacgGGAGCCACGGCGGTGTATCCTATAGACCTGGTTAAGACCAGGATGCAGAACCAGAGGAGTACAGGCTCGTTCGTAGGAGAACTGATGTACAAGAACAGCTTTGACTGTGCCAAGAAGGTGCTGCGCTATGAAGGCTTCTTCGGCTTCTACAGAG GTCTTCTTCCCCAGCTCATAGGCGTGGCTCCAGAGAAGGCCATCAAACTCACA gtgAATGACTTTGTGAGAGATAAGTTCACCGGTAAAGGCGACACCATTCCCTTTGCTGCGGAGGTGCTGGCTGGAGCCTGT GCAGGGGCTTCCCAGGTGGTCTTTACTAACCCGCTGGAGATAGTCAAGATCAGATTGCAGGTGGCAGGAGAGATCACCACAGGACCTAGAATCAGCGCCCTCAGTGTCATCCGAGACCTCGGCTTGTTCGGCCTCTACAAG GGTGCTAAAGCGTGTTTCTTGAGAGACATCCCTTTCTCAGCCATCTTCTTCCCAGTGTACGCCCACACCAAGGCTCAGTTCGCCGACGAACAGGGAAGACTGGGCGCATTACAGCTGTTAGCTGCTGGAGCCATCGGcg GTATCCCTGCTGCCTCCCTGGTGACGCCTGCTGATGTCATCAAGACGCGCCTGCAGGTAGCAGCGAGGGCGGGACAGACCACCTACACTGGAGTCACGGACTGCTTCAGGAAAATCATGCATGAGGAGGGATTCAGAGCACTGTGGAAGGGagctggag ctcgTATGTGTCGATCCTCTCCTCAGTTTGGGGTGACTCTGGTGACCTATGAGCTTCTACAGCGGTGGTTAAATGTGGACTTCGGTGGGCA tcGTCCGTCAGGGTCTGAGCCTACTCCTAAGTCTCGTATCTCGGAGCTTCCTCCAGTCAGTGCTGACCACGTGGGCGGTTACCGTCTGGCTACGGCCACCTTCGCTGGCGTGGAGAACAAGTTTGGCCTCCACCTGCCCAAGTTCAAGTCCTCTGGAGTTGTCTCCATTCACCATGATACTCCTTCTGCCTCCACTCAAGAGGAGGCTGCTGCCCCCTAA
- the slc25a12 gene encoding calcium-binding mitochondrial carrier protein Aralar1 isoform X2: MTPGDFVQKYLGLHTQIHHNPKTVQLIAGVADTTKDGLISFQEFLAFESVLCVPDALFIVAFQLFDKTGTGDISFENVRDIFSQTTVHHHIPFNWDCEFIRLHFGHDRKKRLSYLEFTQFLQELQLEHARQAFAQKDKNKSGTISAMDFSDIMATIRHHVLTPFVEENLVSAAGGSTSHMVSFSYFNAFNSLLNNMELIRKIYSTLAGSRKDTLVTKEEFIFAANKFGQISPMEIDILYQLSGLHSHSGRLNVSDIERIAPLEEGALPYHLAEIQKQQSQGDGSRSVLLQVAESAYRFSLGSIAGATGATAVYPIDLVKTRMQNQRSTGSFVGELMYKNSFDCAKKVLRYEGFFGFYRGLLPQLIGVAPEKAIKLTVNDFVRDKFTGKGDTIPFAAEVLAGACAGASQVVFTNPLEIVKIRLQVAGEITTGPRISALSVIRDLGLFGLYKGAKACFLRDIPFSAIFFPVYAHTKAQFADEQGRLGALQLLAAGAIGGIPAASLVTPADVIKTRLQVAARAGQTTYTGVTDCFRKIMHEEGFRALWKGAGARMCRSSPQFGVTLVTYELLQRWLNVDFGGHRPSGSEPTPKSRISELPPVSADHVGGYRLATATFAGVENKFGLHLPKFKSSGVVSIHHDTPSASTQEEAAAP; encoded by the exons ATGACCCCGGGGGACTTTGTGCAGAAATACCTGGGCCTGCACACACAGATCCATCACAACCCCAAAACTGTCCAGCTCATCGCAGGTGTAGCTGATACCACCAAGGATGG gctGATCTCGTTCCAGGAGTTCTTAGCATTTGAGTCGGTGCTGTGTGTTCCGGATGCCCTCTTCATCGTAGCCTTCCAGCTGTTTGACAAGACTGGCACTGGAGACATCTCTTTTG AGAATGTGCGGGACATCTTCAGCCAGACCACAGTGCACCACCACATCCCCTTTAACTGGGACTGTGAGTTCATCCGCCTGCACTTTGGACACGATCGCAAAAAACGCCTTAGCTACCTCGAGTTCACCCAGttcctacag GAGTTACAGTTGGAACATGCGCGCCAGGCCTTTGCCCAGAAGGACAAGAACAAAAGCGGCACAATCTCTGCCATGGACTTTAGTGACATCATGGCCACCATCCGACACCACGTGCTCACACCGTTCgtggaggaaaacctggtttcG GCTGCGGGGGGCAGCACCTCTCACATGGTCAGCTTCTCCTACTTCAACGCATTTAACTCTCTCCTAAACAACATGGAACTGATCCGCAAGATCTACAGCACACTGGCCGGTAGCCGCAAGGATACACTGGTCACTAAAG agGAGTTTATCTTTGCTGCTAACAAGTTTGGCCAGATCTCTCCCATGGAGATCGACATCCTGTACCAGTTATCAGGCCTTCACTCCCACTCTGG CCGTCTGAACGTTTCTGACATTGAGAGGATAGCCCCACTGGAGGAGGGAGCGCTGCCCTATCACCTGGCTGAGATACAGAAACAG CAGAGCCAAGGTGATGGTTCCAGGTCAGTGTTGCTGCAGGTTGCAGAGTCAGCCTACCGTTTCAGCTTGGGCTCAATTGCTGGAG ctacgGGAGCCACGGCGGTGTATCCTATAGACCTGGTTAAGACCAGGATGCAGAACCAGAGGAGTACAGGCTCGTTCGTAGGAGAACTGATGTACAAGAACAGCTTTGACTGTGCCAAGAAGGTGCTGCGCTATGAAGGCTTCTTCGGCTTCTACAGAG GTCTTCTTCCCCAGCTCATAGGCGTGGCTCCAGAGAAGGCCATCAAACTCACA gtgAATGACTTTGTGAGAGATAAGTTCACCGGTAAAGGCGACACCATTCCCTTTGCTGCGGAGGTGCTGGCTGGAGCCTGT GCAGGGGCTTCCCAGGTGGTCTTTACTAACCCGCTGGAGATAGTCAAGATCAGATTGCAGGTGGCAGGAGAGATCACCACAGGACCTAGAATCAGCGCCCTCAGTGTCATCCGAGACCTCGGCTTGTTCGGCCTCTACAAG GGTGCTAAAGCGTGTTTCTTGAGAGACATCCCTTTCTCAGCCATCTTCTTCCCAGTGTACGCCCACACCAAGGCTCAGTTCGCCGACGAACAGGGAAGACTGGGCGCATTACAGCTGTTAGCTGCTGGAGCCATCGGcg GTATCCCTGCTGCCTCCCTGGTGACGCCTGCTGATGTCATCAAGACGCGCCTGCAGGTAGCAGCGAGGGCGGGACAGACCACCTACACTGGAGTCACGGACTGCTTCAGGAAAATCATGCATGAGGAGGGATTCAGAGCACTGTGGAAGGGagctggag ctcgTATGTGTCGATCCTCTCCTCAGTTTGGGGTGACTCTGGTGACCTATGAGCTTCTACAGCGGTGGTTAAATGTGGACTTCGGTGGGCA tcGTCCGTCAGGGTCTGAGCCTACTCCTAAGTCTCGTATCTCGGAGCTTCCTCCAGTCAGTGCTGACCACGTGGGCGGTTACCGTCTGGCTACGGCCACCTTCGCTGGCGTGGAGAACAAGTTTGGCCTCCACCTGCCCAAGTTCAAGTCCTCTGGAGTTGTCTCCATTCACCATGATACTCCTTCTGCCTCCACTCAAGAGGAGGCTGCTGCCCCCTAA